One Nicotiana tabacum cultivar K326 chromosome 23, ASM71507v2, whole genome shotgun sequence genomic window, TAAGCAAaggcaaggcattgactatgaagaagtctatgcaccTGTTGCCCGCATGGAGACGATTCGTTTGCTTATCTCCTTGGCGGcgcaaatgaagtggaagatccATCAACTAGATATCAAGTCAGCTTTTTTGAAtggctatcttgaagaagaagtatatgttgaacaaccattggACTTTGTGGTAaaaaaccatgaagataaagtgttgcggttgaagaaaactttatatggattaaagcaagccccacgagcatggaatagttgtatcgacaagtattttcaagacaatgggtttactcgttgtctccatgaatatgctatttaccttaaagttcatactaatggagatatcttacttgtttgtctttatgttgatgatcttattttcacgggtaataacccaagtttgtttgaagcttttaagaaagatatgtctcgtgagttcgagatgacagatgtagggctcatgtcatactacttgggcctagaagtgaagcagatggaggatggaattttcatctctcaagaaagctatacaaAGGAGATCTTGAAaaagttcaacatgctcgattgcaaccccgtgaacacaccgatggagagtgggacaaaattgtccaagtttgatgaaggagaaaaggtGGATCCCACATTTTTTAAAagtcttgtgggaagtttgaggtacttgacttgtacctggccagatatactctttgcagttggagtagtaagccgcttcatggaagctcctacctccacccatttgaaagtcactagaagaattcttcgttacctaaaaggtacgatcgactttgggttattttattcttcttataatgatttcaaccttatgggattttgtgatagtgattatgcggaagatattgatgatagaaaaaacACAATTGGCTTTGTgtttttcttgggtgattctgttatttcttagagttcaaagaaacagtccatagttactctctcgacttgtgaaaccgaatatatagcagcaacatcatatacctgtcatgctatttggctaagaagattattgaaggagatcaatttgccacaaattgaagctacatagatttgtattgataacaaatCTGCACAGGCACTCGCCAAGAATCCAgtgtatcatgatcgaagcaagcatatagatacaagatatcacttcatcagagagtgcattgccaagaaggaagtcaagctcaaatatgtgaagtctcatgatTAGGCTGCAGATATCTTTACAAAACCACTTAAGTTTGAGGATTTTCAGAGATTGAGATCAAGTCttggaatgaaaaagaaaaattaaaattaagggagagatttgtggggctcatattaaagaaaaacaaagaagaaaatgtGAGGTGCCTAATTTTGTTGACaactttgttgaagaaaatgggaggtgcctaactttgttaacaactttgttgaagaaaatgggaggtgcctaactttgttgaaaaCTTATAGCActaaatcaacaacaagacatcTTATTTGTAGTAGTTGAATGACATCTCTTACTATAAATAGAGGcatccattcttcatttcaatcacaccaaaataatagagaagcaatagaagttagagagagtaatccacagattgtagtctgtgagataaatagtgagtgtgagtaatattgtagtgaagtgttttaaataaagagtgttatttctttcaagattgtagtagtctcttgacactactaagttgtaatattatagtggttatattgctccgctcgggtattgtattttacccattaaaagagttggtgtcgttgttactctcttgtgttattattatttatcgtGGATATTATTTCTGGGCgggattattattttttccaacacATCTTAGACCAAGGGGGATAATGTTTCTTCTTTTGTTGATGAAGTAAATGTAGTTTTATTGATGAAAGCATCCGGGGGATGCACAAAAACAGGTGTAGCTCCTATACTAGGGAATAATGTTTCTTGAAATTTAACAGATATGTTTACTAAATAAAGACATTGCAGAGGAGACAAAATCATGGATCACTTGTGACTTCAGAACAAGCataaagtttttgaaaatttcttcACATAAAACCATCAGAGTGACAACAAGAGAAGCTATTTAGATTCTTCAGCAGCAGCATCCTGATTATCCTTCTTGAAGACTTTGTGCTCAGCAGCGGCATTCTGTTCATCCTCCTTGAGGACTTTTTGCTGAGCAACAGCATCCTGATCATCCTTCTTGAAGGGTTTGTGTTCAGCAGCAGAATCCGGGTCATCCTTCTTGGAGACTTTGTGTTCAGCAGCAGCATCCTGATCATCCTTCTTGAAGAGCTTATGGGCCATATGCTGTGCAAAGGTGCGAGGTGGGAATCGAGGTGGCTCAGCCTCAGTTATAGTCTCAGGTAGGGGCTTAAGGATGATCTTCTCCTTCGGCGGCTCACAGaaaatagcccatgagattcttATTTTCTCTTTATTCACAACCCCTCTGTGAAGAATGCTCTTGTACTTTCCATTGCTTAGAATTTCAAGGGTGTCCCCAATATGCATGATTATGGAATTAGGCACACACTTTGCCGTTACCCACTGTCCTTCGTAGAAAAGTTGCAAGCCAGGCACCATATTGTGGAGGATAAAAGTCAGTGCACTGACATCAGTATGAGCTTCGACACCAAGTGCTAGTTCTGGTTGGGGGCATTTGGGATAGTAGTTAATCTTCATTTGAAGCAGCAGGTCCTCCATGCCTCCGACTTCCTTCTCTAGTCTTCCTTCTTCTAGTCTCAGCCCAATAGAAAGCACTGCCAAAATCTTTGTTGCTAGGTTCCTGATCTGCTTGGCATATTCACTTGTTGCTGGACTGCAAATTGGAAATGTTCAGTGGTTAGTGAAGTGGGAAAGGAAAAGGCCCTGGTAGATCCGGGTTCAAATTCCAGCACATGCATTGACATTAGGTGATTTCTTCATTTATGTTGGTGGGATTTAGTAGGTTATCGGTGGATTAGTCGTGGTGCATGCAGGCTGACCCAAACACCACCGTTacaacaaaaaacaaaataaaaaacaaaaatagtaaaaaatctGCAATTATGAAATTATTGAAGAAGCTTACATGTAGTCTGTAGGGGTTTTCGGCCAGATGGATAAGTTGCACTTGTCCTCAGGGAAAACACAATGGAAGAAATAATCCTCCCACTCAAGCTGACCACAAGCACTATTTGCTAGCTTGCTGCCATAGCCTTGGACATTGCCAGAGGGTTGGTCATTAGCATACTTCTCCTTTTCTTCAACAGGTTGATCAAAGAAGGTATCTCCAGAAACCTTGACACGATCAATTAGCTCATCTGATATGCCATGGTTAACAAGGTGCATAACACCCCATTCTATAGCTGCTTTCTTCAACTCTTGGTGGCATTTCTCTCGAATTTCCTTGTCCTCTGAGTCGATTTCTGTTAGATCAATCGTCGGTACTTGAGGTCCTTCATCTTTCTTCTCTTCCTCAAATATGTTTCCTATTCCATTTAACTCTTCTTGTGGCCTCACATACTCTTTAGGGATAGCCTGGATTCCACTTTTAGCCAAGCTTTCAACTCTTGAAGGAGTTGGAACTACTGCACTGATCACCACCATCTCTGTATTATTCttgcttttttctttctttcccttttattATAGTTTGATGCTCTAGTTGAGGTTTATATATGGATGGCAAAAAAGGGTAGGTTCTCTTGAGTTGACTGGAAAGTAAAACTTAAGATTTCTTGTAGATATATCATGCATGTTTTGTAGAATTCAACAACCAAGCATGCACGTGACTCATAGCTAACCTAGTTTTGGTTAAGGTTTTTAGTTTAGTTTTACCTCTCAAATCTCGATGCCAGGACTAGAATGGTGGTTGGGACACAATTCTAT contains:
- the ANS1 gene encoding leucoanthocyanidin dioxygenase, yielding MVVISAVVPTPSRVESLAKSGIQAIPKEYVRPQEELNGIGNIFEEEKKDEGPQVPTIDLTEIDSEDKEIREKCHQELKKAAIEWGVMHLVNHGISDELIDRVKVSGDTFFDQPVEEKEKYANDQPSGNVQGYGSKLANSACGQLEWEDYFFHCVFPEDKCNLSIWPKTPTDYIPATSEYAKQIRNLATKILAVLSIGLRLEEGRLEKEVGGMEDLLLQMKINYYPKCPQPELALGVEAHTDVSALTFILHNMVPGLQLFYEGQWVTAKCVPNSIIMHIGDTLEILSNGKYKSILHRGVVNKEKIRISWAIFCEPPKEKIILKPLPETITEAEPPRFPPRTFAQHMAHKLFKKDDQDAAAEHKVSKKDDPDSAAEHKPFKKDDQDAVAQQKVLKEDEQNAAAEHKVFKKDNQDAAAEESK